CCCGTGACAACGCCTCCGTAGCTTCATTTCCGTACCCGACAGGCGGGGACGACTACGAACCACAGGCAGTGAGACCGACGGCGAACGGCCGGCCGGACACGGGGAATCGGAGGCGGTCAACATGGCGCAGGGAGAGGTGCTCGAGTTCGAGGAGTACGTCCGCACCCGGCAGGACGCGCTGCTGCGCAGCGCCCGCCGACTGGTCCCGGACCCGGTGGACGCCCAGGACCTGCTGCAGACGGCGCTGGTGCGGACGTACCACCGCTGGGACGGCATAGCGGACAAGCGGCTCGCGGACGCCTACCTGCGTCGCGTCATGATCAACACGCGCACCGAGTGGTGGCGGGCCCGCAAGCTGGAGGAGGTGCCGACCGAGCAGCTCCCGGACGCCTCGGTCGACGACTCCACCGAGCAGCACGCGGACCGCGCCCTGCTGATGGACATCATGAAGGTGCTGGCACCGAAGCAGCGCAGTGTCGTGGTGCTGCGACACTGGGAGCAGATGTCCACGGAGGAGACGGCCGCCGCCCTCGGCATGTCGGCCGGAACGGTCAAGAGCACGCTGCACCGGGCGCTCGCCCGGCTCCGCGAGGAGCTGGAGAGCCGCGATCTGGACGCACGCGCGCTGGAGCGTGAGGAGCGGGAGCGTTGCGCGGCCTAGGCACGACAGCGGGCAGGACCGGGCACACGGACAGGACCGGGCACACGGACAAGGGTGAAAGGGACACGGACGGGGATTCCGAGGACGTCGGCCCCGACCGCCCCGGGCCCGCAACCGCCCGGGGAACCTTGCAGGCGGCGTTCACGGCGGTGGCCGTGGTCGTCGCCCTCGCCCTTTTCGCCTCCGCGTGCGCCACCGGCGGCACCGGCGCCCGCGACGAGGGACCGGCGCACGACGCGGCGGGCGGCTCGACCGTCTCGGCGTCGCTCGCGGCGTCGCCCTCGGCCTCGGCCGTCCCGCCCTCGACCTCGGCCGTCCCGGACTCGGCGGAGGCCGTCCGGCTGGTCAAGGCGGACCCCACGGTCTCGGCGGAGGTCAAGCGCGAGCTGAAGCCGTGTGTGTCCGACGACTATCCCGTCGACGTGTCCTACGGCGATCTGACCGGCGGACCGGCGGACGACATCGTGGTCAACGTCCTGTCCTGCGGCGATCAGGTCGGCGTCGCCTCGTACGTCTACCGCGAGCAGCGTGGCGCCTACCACAATGTGTTCAAGGCGGAGGACCCGCCGGTCTACGCGGAGATCGACCGCGGCCTGCTGGTGGTGACCGAGCAGGTGTACGCCAAGGACGACGCGCTGTCGAACCCGTCCAGCGAGTACGTGATCCAATACCTGTGGACCTCCGACCGCTTCGTCCAGAAGTACCGCTCGCGCACCGACTACAGCACTCTCGGCGGTGGTGACGAGCCGGCGGCGCCCGGCAGCTGAGGGCCGCCCGCGGCAGCGGTGAACGCATCGGCCGGTCCACGCGTCCCCCAAGTGGACACGCACGACGCACCCACACATACCTGAGAACATGCGGCACACGGCATACGAGGACTGAGAGCACCGGGATGGCAGACCAGACCCACGTTCTGTTCGTCGAGGACGACGACGTCATCCGCGAGGCCACCCAGCTCGCCCTGGAGCGGGACGGCTTCGCGGTCACCGCCATGCCCGACGGGCTGTCGGGACTGGAGGCGTTCCGGGCGGACCGGCCGGACATCGCGTTGCTGGATGTCATGGTCCCGGGCCTGGACGGCGTCAGCCTGTGCCGCCGTATCCGCGACGAGTCGACCGTGCCAGTGATCATGCTGTCGGCGCGCGCGGACTCGATCGACGTGGTGCTGGGCCTGGAGGCGGGCGCGGACGACTACGTGACCAAGCCGTTCGACGGTGCCGTGCTGGTCGCGCGGATCCGCGCCGTGCTGCGCCGCTTCGGGCATGCCGGCCGCGACGACCGGGCGGACGACGCCGGATCGGCCGCCACCGGCGGGGTGCTGGCCTTCGGCGATCTGGAGATCGACACCGAGGGCATGGAGGTGCGCAGGGGCGGGCAGCCGGTGGCGCTCACGCCGACCGAGATGCGGCTGCTGCTGGAGTTCTCCTCCGCGCCGGGCACGGTGCTGTCGCGGGACAAGCTGCTGGAGCGCGTGTGGGACTACGGCTGGGGCGGGGACACGCGAGTGGTGGACGTCCATGTGCAGCGGCTGCGGCAGAAGATCGGCCAGGACCGCATCGAGACGGTCCGCGGCTTCGGCTACAAGTTGAAGGCCTGAGCGGGGCGGGCATGAGGGGGACCTTTCGACACCCGGCCGCGTCCGGCGCGGGGCACGCGGGCCTCACGGACTCGGCGGACATCGTGGGCCAGGCCGTGATCGGCCGTCCGGGCGCGCACGCGAGCAGACGTACGGGCAGCCGGGTCGCCCTTCGTACGGGCCTGAGGTGGAAGCTGAGCGCGGCGATCGCGCTGGTCGGCGCGCTCGTGGCGATCGTGCTGAGCCTGGTCGTGCACAACCAGGCCCGGGTCTCGATGCTGGACAGCGCGCGCGACCTCGCGGACGAGCGCGTCCAGATCGCCCAGCGCAGCTATGAGCAGTCCAAGCGGCTGAACTTCCCCAACGCCACGATCGACGACCCGGAGCTGCCGGTGGCACTGCGGGAGAAGGTCGAGGAGGGCCGGCGGGCGACGTATGTGACCGACACACCGAGCGGCGCGCCGGACATCTGGGCGGCCGTACCGCTCAACAACGGGCATGTGCTGTCGCTGCGCACCGGCTGGACCGACCGCAGTGAGCACATCCTGAACCGCCTCGACCAGGCCATGATCATCGGGTCCGTCTCGGTCGTGCTCGGCGGCAGCGCGCTCGGCGTGCTCATCGGCGGACAGCTGTCGCGCCGGCTGCGCAAGGCGGCGGCCGCGGCGAACCAGGTCGCGAGCGGGGAGCCGGACGTGCGGGTGCGGGACGCCATCGGGGGTGTCGTACGGGACGAGACCGACGACCTCGCGAGCGCGGTGGACGCCATGGCGGACACGTTGCAGCAGCGGCTGGAGGCGGAGCGCCGGGTCACCGCGGACATCGCGCACGAGCTGCGCACGCCGGTGACGGGACTCCTGACGGCAGCCGAACTCCTGCCCCCCGGCCGGCCCACGGAACTGGTCCTGGACCGGGCGAAGGCCATGCGCACGCTCGTCGAGGACGTGCTGGAGGTGGCCCGCCTGGACAGCGCCTCGGAGCGGGCCGAGTTGCAGGGCGTCATGCTGGGCGAGTTCGTCAGCCGGCGGGTGGCTGCGAAGGATCCCGCCATCGAGGTGCGGGTCATCCACGAGTCGGAGGTCACGACCGACCCGCGGCGTCTGGAGCGGGTGCTGTTCAACCTGCTGGCGAACGCGGCGAAGCACGGCAGGCCACCGATCGAGGTCAGCGTCGAGGGCCGGGTCATCCGGGTCCGCGACCACGGCCCCGGTTTCCCCGAGGACCTGCTCGCCGACGGCCCCAGCCGCTTCCGCACCGGCAGCAGCGACCGCTCGGGCCACGGCCACGGCCTCGGCCTGACGATCGCGGCAGGTCAGGCCCGGGTCCTCGGCGCCCGGCTGACCTTCCGCAACATCCGCCCGCCGGGCGCCCCCGACCATGTACCGGCGGAGGGCGCGGTAGCCGTCCTCTGGCTCCCGGAGCACGCGCCGACGAACACGGGGAGCTACCCGATGCTGCCGTAGGGGACCTACGGACGGCTCATCCGAACGACTTGGAGAATCGGAGAAGTCGAGCTCCCGCCCGCCCGGCGTTCGAGGACGAGACCACGCCGTCCCTGGCCCCCACCCACCCGGTACGGGGCGTCACCTCTCGGCGCCGGTCCAGGCATTTCAGCCCGTCCGACGTTTGAGGACGAGTCCACCCCGTCCCCAGCCCCCCACCCGCCGGGGGGGTCACCTCTCAACGCCGGTCCAGGCAATCCCAGCCCGTCCGGCGTTTGAGGACGAGGCCCGTTCAGGGCCGAAGCGGGGGTCTGGGGGCCGCAGGCCCCCAGGACCGGGGTCGAAGGGGCAGCGCCCCTGGAGGATGGGACGGGTAGGGGCGGCGGGGGCGAAACGAAGAGGGCCCCCGGGCAG
Above is a window of Streptomyces sp. DT2A-34 DNA encoding:
- the cseB gene encoding two-component system response regulator CseB — its product is MADQTHVLFVEDDDVIREATQLALERDGFAVTAMPDGLSGLEAFRADRPDIALLDVMVPGLDGVSLCRRIRDESTVPVIMLSARADSIDVVLGLEAGADDYVTKPFDGAVLVARIRAVLRRFGHAGRDDRADDAGSAATGGVLAFGDLEIDTEGMEVRRGGQPVALTPTEMRLLLEFSSAPGTVLSRDKLLERVWDYGWGGDTRVVDVHVQRLRQKIGQDRIETVRGFGYKLKA
- a CDS encoding SigE family RNA polymerase sigma factor, which codes for MAQGEVLEFEEYVRTRQDALLRSARRLVPDPVDAQDLLQTALVRTYHRWDGIADKRLADAYLRRVMINTRTEWWRARKLEEVPTEQLPDASVDDSTEQHADRALLMDIMKVLAPKQRSVVVLRHWEQMSTEETAAALGMSAGTVKSTLHRALARLREELESRDLDARALEREERERCAA
- the cseC gene encoding two-component system sensor histidine kinase CseC, producing the protein MGRGHASGGRPCAAAAAEDRPGPHRDGPRLRLQVEGLSGAGMRGTFRHPAASGAGHAGLTDSADIVGQAVIGRPGAHASRRTGSRVALRTGLRWKLSAAIALVGALVAIVLSLVVHNQARVSMLDSARDLADERVQIAQRSYEQSKRLNFPNATIDDPELPVALREKVEEGRRATYVTDTPSGAPDIWAAVPLNNGHVLSLRTGWTDRSEHILNRLDQAMIIGSVSVVLGGSALGVLIGGQLSRRLRKAAAAANQVASGEPDVRVRDAIGGVVRDETDDLASAVDAMADTLQQRLEAERRVTADIAHELRTPVTGLLTAAELLPPGRPTELVLDRAKAMRTLVEDVLEVARLDSASERAELQGVMLGEFVSRRVAAKDPAIEVRVIHESEVTTDPRRLERVLFNLLANAAKHGRPPIEVSVEGRVIRVRDHGPGFPEDLLADGPSRFRTGSSDRSGHGHGLGLTIAAGQARVLGARLTFRNIRPPGAPDHVPAEGAVAVLWLPEHAPTNTGSYPMLP